In Deferribacterota bacterium, the genomic window AAATAAACTCTGGAGCTGAAATTGTTTCTATGTAGGTCGGTATATAATTTAAAAAATTATTCATTGTTTAAGTTTTTATTTAATTTGTATTCTAGATATTTTGATAAATACCTTTTTTCTTCATCAGTACCTAAAAATGTTGGCATTAGTGGGTTATAACCAATAGCGTCAATAATATAGTAAATATCCTCTTTCTTTAGTCCACCTACTTTACTTTTTAGATCATTGAATCCATATAAACTATGACAACTGTAACATTCAGATCTAAAAACAATCCCACCTTTATCGATATCATCTTTAGCTTTGTTTTTTAATAATGGATTAATAAATTGCAATATTCCATTCTTGTTTATTTCAGCAGATTCATTAACAGTAATTCCGTTAGAGTATATTTGACTATAGATTACATATGGCTTTCTAACCCTCTCCCTTGAGAACTCAAAATAGGCATACGACATAAAACTTAAGCATAAGAGTATTAATGCAAAAATTATATTTATGTATTTGTAAAATATAAGCTCTAATAATAACGCTATTATTGAAACAATGACACCTATTATTATATAATATTTGAAAAAGTTAGAGAGAATTAGGTTTCCTCCTAAGATTTGTTTACTCGCCTCAGTTGGTACAGAATGAATCCACCCATAACTTCCAAAGGTTGTTAATAAAAAACCAATTATTATAAATGAAGAAGATATTCTCCCTGCAAGCTTTTTAATTTTCTTGTCTTTT contains:
- a CDS encoding cytochrome ubiquinol oxidase subunit I — translated: FNYIHPAILISSIATFHVFIAQFSIGMGLYVIINEYISYKTENNNLLNFTKKNTSLIIFIATILGAVTGVGIWFTISIVAPRATSELIHNFVWFWATEWVFFLIEIISILLYYYLWNKISKNLHLTIGAIYFIAGWFSLFLINGIISFQLTPGNFHETNNIWHGFFNPSFLPSTIARTGFCLILASIYSLLVMSFTKDKKIKKLAGRISSSFIIIGFLLTTFGSYGWIHSVPTEASKQILGGNLILSNFFKYYIIIGVIVSIIALLLELIFYKYINIIFALILLCLSFMSYAYFEFSRERVRKPYVIYSQIYSNGITVNESAEINKNGILQFINPLLKNKAKDDIDKGGIVFRSECYSCHSLYGFNDLKSKVGGLKKEDIYYIIDAIGYNPLMPTFLGTDEEKRYLSKYLEYKLNKNLNNE